The following DNA comes from Tautonia marina.
TTCCGCTCCCGATCGGGTCTCTTGAACTCAATCGATCAAGACACCTGCATTAAGCGAAGGGCTGTCGACCGTTCCTCAACTTCCTCGGCGCTCATCACGGCTTCCGTCTCGAACTCCACGTCGATCGACCCGCCCCCGGTCAGGTCCTTGGCCGAAACGGTCAAGCGGCCATCCCGCGTAATGCCGAAGGTCACCCGGATCGGGCTCTTCGCGGGAAGCCCTTCGGGCAGATGCAGTTGCGCGACGCCAACCTCCTGACAATCCTCCGGCTCGGGGCTATCGCGCTCGCCGGCCATGACCCGGATATCGACCCCCGCCTGGTTGGCCTGATCGGTGCCGAAATCCTGAGTGTTCTCCATCGGCACCTCACCGTTGCGCGGCAAGAGATAGACGACGACATCCTGTCCCTCATCGTTGCGAGCAATGACGCCGAGGCTCTTGGACAGAACGTTGACAATCTGGGTGCTCACTAGTTCTCGAACCGGCCCGGTCAGGGTGAACCCGGTTTCCTGCTCGATCTTGTCGAGCGCCTCCTGCATCTCCTGCTCGCTGACGGCCGAGGGATCAAACGCTCCCGACTCGCTCCCCGTTCCTGGCAAGTAATTGACGACCTGTTGCTGGATCGACTCCTTGAAGCCGTACAGCGCGGCCCCCTTGGCGACCGCCTCGTCCGGATCGAAGCTGATCGGCTCAATCCCGAACTCGGCCACCAGGCGATCATGCACCTGGGGCATCCGCGTGGCACCACCAACCAGGATCAGCGAATCAAACGACTCGAATCCCTTGGCCCTGGCATCGGCGAGCATTTCTCGGGTCAGTTCCAGGGTCCGATCCATGAGGTGCCGGGTAATCTCCTCAAAGGTGCCCCGGTCGAGTTCGACGCGGGCCGATTGTCCCGAATGGGTCACCCGGAACGGTGCCTTTTCGCGCTGTGTGAGCG
Coding sequences within:
- a CDS encoding Hsp70 family protein, with amino-acid sequence MSEPMKRVYGIDLGTTYSAIAYVDEHGKPVIVPNQESERITPSVVLFDGDAIIVGNTAKESAKVEPDRVVSRVKQHMGDPHYVFEYEGQSYSPEDISSFILRKVVGDAEVALGLGDDEKITDVVITCPAYFGTAEREATANAGTLAGLNVRAVLNEPTAAAIAYGLEQERDQVVLVYDLGGGTFDVTMIEIKDRLIRVICTGGDHRLGGTLWDEAIVMSLAHQFREQTGLDSDPMDDSEVLNDLFLQAERGKKTLTQREKAPFRVTHSGQSARVELDRGTFEEITRHLMDRTLELTREMLADARAKGFESFDSLILVGGATRMPQVHDRLVAEFGIEPISFDPDEAVAKGAALYGFKESIQQQVVNYLPGTGSESGAFDPSAVSEQEMQEALDKIEQETGFTLTGPVRELVSTQIVNVLSKSLGVIARNDEGQDVVVYLLPRNGEVPMENTQDFGTDQANQAGVDIRVMAGERDSPEPEDCQEVGVAQLHLPEGLPAKSPIRVTFGITRDGRLTVSAKDLTGGGSIDVEFETEAVMSAEEVEERSTALRLMQVS